The Caballeronia sp. NK8 DNA window CGGCACGCTCGAAGCTGAGTTGATGTCACGCGAACACTTCGCGACCCATGACCAGGCACGGCGGCGCATCGTCTCGTTCATGAAAATTTGGTACAACGCTTCCGCCAACAACAGATAGCTCTAGGCCTGCAACACGGTCTTCGCGTCGCGGCTGC harbors:
- a CDS encoding integrase core domain-containing protein — protein: MQPAMGTAGDAYNNATCESFFGTLEAELMSREHFATHDQARRRIVSFMKIWYNASANNR